The following are encoded together in the Planctobacterium marinum genome:
- a CDS encoding MurR/RpiR family transcriptional regulator produces MNNTLPFLQRIEQNYGELPPSARDIATFLQNDPLLVLKLSTSDIAEACNTSKATVSRFFRQLGYENHLVVKQELRAQGQPIASNKGDKRFLEGEYQRIKAAWEYLQRYGLEQITESICNADRISIFGYRNSYPMAMHLQRQLLQLRDRVRLLPQPGQTISEELHGIVKGEVAIVVGFRRRPRVFKSLLTELKKCTSIILLTDSTGQIYKDDVDHLLVCSLGEELAMDSYAAPMSMISMLCHSVYNTLGESAAERSAAISDGYRTLGELEDI; encoded by the coding sequence TTGAACAACACTTTGCCCTTTTTGCAACGTATAGAGCAAAACTATGGGGAATTACCCCCTAGTGCACGGGATATCGCCACCTTTTTGCAAAACGATCCACTGTTGGTGCTTAAACTGTCTACCAGTGATATTGCCGAGGCCTGTAATACTTCAAAGGCAACTGTAAGCCGCTTTTTCAGACAGCTCGGTTATGAAAATCATTTGGTGGTGAAACAAGAGCTTCGCGCGCAAGGGCAACCAATCGCATCCAACAAGGGTGACAAACGCTTTCTGGAAGGTGAATACCAACGCATTAAAGCGGCTTGGGAATACTTGCAGCGTTATGGCTTGGAACAAATCACCGAATCGATTTGTAACGCTGATCGCATCAGCATTTTTGGTTATCGCAATAGCTACCCTATGGCCATGCATTTGCAACGACAACTATTGCAACTAAGAGACAGGGTCAGGCTCCTGCCGCAACCTGGACAAACTATCAGTGAAGAATTACACGGCATCGTAAAAGGAGAAGTGGCCATTGTAGTGGGTTTCAGAAGACGCCCCAGGGTATTCAAGTCGCTATTAACCGAGTTAAAAAAATGCACCAGTATCATTCTGCTTACCGACAGTACTGGCCAAATATACAAAGACGATGTTGACCACCTGTTAGTGTGTTCCCTTGGAGAAGAGCTGGCTATGGACAGTTACGCGGCACCAATGAGCATGATCTCCATGCTATGCCACTCCGTCTATAATACACTCGGCGAGTCAGCTGCTGAGCGCAGTGCCGCCATCTCAGATGGTTACCGCACCCTCGGTGAATTAGAAGATATTTAA
- the cobB gene encoding Sir2 family NAD+-dependent deacetylase: protein MNEQEVKMSKVVVLTGAGISAESGLKTFRDNDGLWEEHRVEEVATPEAFALNPDLVYRFYNLRRAQLQSPEVQPNTAHYALAELEKKLGRDLLIVTQNVDNLHERAGNKNVLHMHGELLAAKCCKTGKSIPWTESLDQGNACSCCYPARRMRPDIVWFGEMPYHMEDIYDALYNADIFIAIGTSGHVYPAAGFVSQAANFGARTVEINMEPSAVESHFDEQYYGLASERVPEFLSSL from the coding sequence ATAAATGAGCAAGAAGTCAAAATGAGCAAAGTTGTCGTATTAACCGGCGCTGGAATATCGGCGGAGTCGGGACTGAAAACGTTTCGCGATAATGACGGATTATGGGAAGAGCATCGCGTAGAAGAGGTGGCAACGCCCGAAGCTTTTGCGCTGAACCCTGATCTCGTGTACCGATTCTACAATCTGCGCAGAGCACAACTGCAATCCCCTGAAGTGCAACCCAACACAGCCCACTACGCCCTGGCAGAATTGGAAAAAAAGTTAGGACGCGATTTACTGATTGTTACTCAGAATGTCGATAATCTGCATGAAAGAGCGGGCAACAAAAATGTGTTACATATGCACGGTGAGTTGTTAGCGGCAAAGTGCTGCAAAACCGGAAAATCGATTCCCTGGACTGAGAGCCTCGACCAAGGGAATGCTTGCAGCTGTTGTTATCCAGCCAGAAGAATGCGACCCGATATCGTGTGGTTTGGAGAGATGCCATACCACATGGAGGACATATATGATGCCCTCTACAATGCAGATATATTTATTGCCATTGGCACATCTGGCCATGTATACCCGGCCGCTGGTTTTGTTTCTCAAGCGGCCAACTTTGGCGCTCGTACTGTGGAAATTAATATGGAGCCCAGCGCGGTAGAATCGCATTTTGATGAACAATACTACGGGCTGGCTTCTGAGCGAGTTCCGGAGTTTTTAAGTTCACTTTGA
- a CDS encoding amidase: protein MKTNTDPFIYRPSKQHSASDSQQSDKLSGLTLAVKDLFHIAGIPTTAGNPDWLKTHPTPDSTSSVVSKLLSHGAIFVGKTITDELAYSLNGQNVHYGTPVNVKASNRLPGGSSSGSATAVANNQADIGLGTDTGGSIRVPASYNGLFGLRPTHGVIATDNMVALAPRFDTVGWMTRDLKTLNAVAEVLLSSSSKGLDGRICTVPALINRVSHAAQIKSFIKNCGFTDFFETAFEEETLTQASEAFRILQGREIWLQHGDWITEHSPHFAPDIQQRFQWCSNLTTEQEASAQEKADKVKQLMNTLLADGTTLLLPTTPGPAPLLNTSAEDLGHYRNYLLGLTALAGLCGLPQLHIPLNCEDCAPVGFSLIGPANTDLALIELAANLTGEQA from the coding sequence ATGAAAACCAATACAGATCCCTTTATTTATCGGCCCAGTAAGCAACACAGTGCTTCAGACAGCCAACAAAGCGACAAACTCTCGGGTTTAACTCTGGCAGTTAAAGATTTGTTCCATATTGCCGGAATACCCACAACAGCAGGTAATCCTGACTGGTTAAAAACCCACCCTACACCTGACTCAACAAGCTCGGTAGTGTCCAAATTGCTCTCCCATGGCGCTATTTTTGTGGGTAAAACCATCACTGATGAGCTGGCTTACAGCCTCAATGGACAAAATGTGCATTATGGGACGCCCGTCAACGTAAAGGCTTCGAACAGACTACCCGGTGGCTCCTCTAGTGGGTCGGCGACTGCTGTTGCCAATAATCAAGCGGATATTGGTTTGGGGACAGATACAGGTGGCTCCATAAGAGTCCCCGCTTCCTACAATGGTTTATTTGGTTTACGACCAACTCATGGTGTTATCGCAACGGATAATATGGTAGCTCTTGCCCCTCGCTTTGATACTGTGGGCTGGATGACCAGAGATTTAAAAACACTCAATGCCGTTGCAGAGGTTTTGTTGTCCTCATCCTCCAAAGGCTTAGATGGTCGCATTTGTACCGTGCCAGCATTAATTAACCGCGTTTCTCACGCTGCGCAGATAAAGTCCTTTATCAAAAACTGTGGTTTCACCGATTTTTTCGAAACCGCTTTTGAGGAAGAAACACTCACTCAAGCCAGTGAAGCTTTCAGGATATTACAAGGTCGAGAAATCTGGTTGCAGCACGGAGATTGGATCACCGAGCACAGCCCACATTTTGCGCCAGATATCCAGCAGCGTTTTCAGTGGTGTAGCAACTTAACCACCGAGCAAGAAGCTTCGGCACAGGAAAAAGCTGATAAGGTTAAGCAATTGATGAATACGCTTTTAGCTGACGGTACAACGCTTTTGCTGCCCACAACCCCCGGACCTGCGCCACTACTCAACACCAGTGCGGAAGATTTGGGCCATTATCGCAATTACTTATTGGGATTAACGGCACTTGCAGGACTTTGTGGCCTGCCGCAATTGCACATTCCACTCAATTGTGAAGACTGCGCCCCTGTCGGGTTTTCACTAATTGGCCCTGCAAATACTGATTTAGCATTAATTGAGTTGGCGGCAAACTTAACAGGAGAGCAAGCGTGA
- a CDS encoding LysE family translocator, with protein MDVFNLYWVEFLTIAVAHLVAVASPGPDFAIVLKNSVSFGRRAGIITSIGVGLGILLHVAYSLAGIGLLIKTTPWLFTVFSYAAAAYLIWIGINALRSAPAAPSETEAPVASQLTISDKKAFWTGFLTNGLNPKATLFFLSLFAVIVSVDTPMTIKAVYGVYLTIATGVWFCFLSYVLSSRKVRDFIGSNSHWFDRVMGAILIALAIKLLTS; from the coding sequence ATGGATGTTTTTAATCTCTACTGGGTAGAGTTTCTCACTATTGCTGTTGCACACCTCGTCGCCGTGGCCAGTCCCGGGCCAGATTTTGCCATCGTTTTAAAAAATAGTGTGAGCTTTGGACGGCGTGCCGGCATTATTACCAGTATTGGAGTCGGCTTAGGTATACTTTTGCATGTGGCTTATTCCTTGGCTGGAATAGGGTTGTTGATCAAAACGACACCTTGGCTGTTTACCGTGTTCAGCTATGCTGCAGCGGCTTACCTTATCTGGATTGGTATTAATGCCTTGAGAAGTGCCCCAGCAGCACCATCTGAAACCGAAGCCCCGGTAGCATCGCAACTCACCATTTCCGATAAAAAAGCCTTTTGGACAGGTTTCTTAACCAATGGTTTGAACCCAAAAGCGACGTTGTTCTTTCTCTCTTTGTTTGCAGTTATTGTCAGCGTGGATACGCCGATGACCATAAAAGCGGTTTACGGCGTATATCTGACAATAGCAACGGGTGTCTGGTTTTGTTTTCTCTCGTATGTATTAAGTTCTCGCAAAGTACGAGACTTCATTGGCAGCAACAGTCACTGGTTTGATCGTGTAATGGGGGCCATCTTGATAGCCCTGGCGATTAAGCTACTCACTTCCTGA